One Catharus ustulatus isolate bCatUst1 chromosome 2, bCatUst1.pri.v2, whole genome shotgun sequence genomic window carries:
- the ACOD1 gene encoding cis-aconitate decarboxylase gives MWAKTVTGNFAKVIHGLNANQLTDQVIQRSKRMILDTLGVGLLGTSTEVCHKVAQYSKIYCSDLSSTIWGHLDFRLPPLYAAFVNGVAVHSMDFDDTWHPATHPSGAVLPALIALSEAFPQKKKISGLDLLLAFNVGIEVQGRLLHFSREARNIPKRFHPPAVVGVMGSAAACAKLLALDQLECKNALAIAASYAGAPLANAATQIKPLHVGNAAKHGLEAACLALQGLQGNKQILDMESGMGAFYTDYSPQNLPTLQSYPWLLDQQDVAIKRFPAHLATHWVADAASSVRRKLLDSSENLFPLDKIEKVVLKVPEVKYVNRPSPASEHEARHSFQFVACSALLDGSMSVQSFTSENVHRPALRALLCKTQLEHPPDNTPSFDSLYCEVSVTLRDGNTISDRCTTFYGHWRKPLKKEDLEKKFQSNALGILPTEAMEGIIETVHSLEKVEDCSVLSTFLSGQSARALPEKLRFL, from the exons ATGTGGGCAAAG acaGTTACAGGAAATTTTGCCAAGGTGATTCATGGTCTGAATGCAAATCAGTTGACAGATCAAGTAATTCAGAGAAGTAAGCGAATGATTCTGGATACTCTTGGAGTGGGGCTTCTGGGTACCAGCACCGAGGTCTGCCACAAAGTGGCACAGTACAGCAAG ATATACTGCTCAGATTTATCCAGTACCATCTGGGGCCACTTGGATTTCCGACTACCTCCTCTGTATGCAGCTTTTGTGAATGGAGTGGCT GTGCACTCAATGGACTTTGATGacacctggcatccagccacACACCCATCCggggctgtgctccctgcactgaTTGCACTCTCAGAGGCCTttcctcagaagaaaaagatcTCGGGTCTTGATCTGCTCTTAGCTTTCAATGTGGGCATTGAGGTGCAAGGAAGATTGTTGCACTTCTCCAGAGAAGCCAGGAATATTCCAAAAAG GTTTCACCCACCAGCTGTGGTTGGTGTAATGGGGAGTGCAGCAGCTTGTGCTAAACTGCTAGCTCTTGACCAGCTGGAATGTAAAAATGCCTTGGCTATTGCTGCCTCCTATGCAGGTGCCCCACTGGCTAATGCAGCAACCCAAATAAAGCCCCTCCATGTTGGGAATGCTGCCAAGCATGGACTGGAAGCAGCTTGCTTAGCTTTACAAGGCCTTCAAGGAAACAAACAGATCTTGGACATGGAATCAGGGATGGGTGCCTTTTATACAGATTACAGCCCACAGAATCTGCCAACCCTGCAGTCCTACCCCTGGCTCTTGGACCAGCAAGATGTGGCCATCAAACGCTTTCCTGCTCATCTTGCGACACACTGGGTGGCTGATGCAGCATCTTCTGTTAGGAGAAAGCTTCTGGATAGCAGTGAGAACTTGTTCCCCCTTGATAAAATTGAGAAAGTCGTTCTCAAAGTCCCTGAGGTCAAATATGTGAAcagacccagcccagcctcagaGCATGAAGCACGACACTCCTTCCAGTTTGTTGCATGCTCTGCTTTGCTGGACGGCAGCATGTCAGTCCAGTCCTTCACCAGTGAGAATGTTCACCGGCCAGCCTTGCGAGCACTCCTCTGCAAAACACAGCTGGAGCACCCTCCTGACAACACCCCCAGCTTTGACAGCCTGTACTGCGAAGTGAGTGTCACGCTTCGGGATGGCAACACCATCAGCGACCGCTGCACTACCTTCTATGGGCACTGGAGGAAACCTCTAAAAAAGGAAGACTTGGAGAAAAAGTTTCAATCCAATGCACTTGGCATCCTGCCCACAGAAGCCATGGAAGGCATTATAGAGACTGTGCACAGCCTGGAAAAAGTAGAGGACTGCTCTGTGTTAAGCACATTTCTATCAGGACAGTCAGCTAGAGCACTACCAGAGAAGCTGCGCTTCCTTTGA